The Mycteria americana isolate JAX WOST 10 ecotype Jacksonville Zoo and Gardens chromosome 18, USCA_MyAme_1.0, whole genome shotgun sequence region GCATATGGGTGCTCACGGACATGGGTGTGGGTATGTATGGGCATGGGAGCCCCACGGGTAGGGGTGCTCATGGACCCGGGTGTCCATGGGCATGGGTGCTCCATAGGCATGGGTGCTCATGGATATTGGTGCTCACGGACATGGGTGTCCATGGGCATGGGTGCCTGCCAGCGTGAGCACCCATTGGCGCGGGCATGGGTGCTCGGCCCCCTCCCTGCAGGAGCACTTCAACTACTACTCCCTGGACCCGGCACTAGGCCACCTCGTCTTCTCCCTCAAGTACGACGAGCAGGAGCACCTCCACCTGCTGCTGCGGTGAGCAGGGTGCcagggggcacccatgggtgctggctgGGTGTAGGGggccaccctgacccccacctcgccccgcagcacccgcacccgcaccctgCACGACGTGGTGCCCATCTCCTGCCTGGCCGAGTTCCCCAAcgtggtgcagatggccaaggtGGGTGCAACACCTctggcagcacccatgggtgccctcccACCCTGGACCACCCATCGCATCACCCATCCTTCCCGCAGCTGGTGTGTGAGGATGTCAACGTGGATCGCTTCTACCCTGTGCTCTACCCCAAGGTGAACAGCatgcgggggagggggggcatgggcacccatgggtgggggcaCCTCGGGGTGCACCCCACCCAACCTCCACCCCCTCCCAACCCCGCAGGCGTCCCGCCTCATCCTCGCCTTCGACGAGCACGTGCTCAGCAACCACTTCAAATTTGGGGTCATCTACCAAAAACTGGGGCAGGTATGgagtggggtgggtgggggttagggtgggggggtcccgggtgggTGCTGGcacccatccccaccccaccacaGACCTCCGAGGAGGAGCTTTTCGGCACCACGGAGGAGAGCCCGGCATTCACCGAATTCCTCGACGTCCTGGGTCAACGGGTGCAGCTGCGGGACTTCAAGGGGTGCGTgatggggtgctgggtggggggcacccatggaCCCCCGGTTCAGGGTGCCTGTCCCCCACCTCCACCCAGGTTTCGGGGGGGGCTGGACGTGACCCACGGGCAGACGGGCAGCGAGTCGGTGTACTGCCACTTCCGCGACAAGGAGATCATGTTCCACGTCTCCACCAAGCTGCCCTACACCGAGGGGGACGCCCAGCAggtggggcacccatgggtgctggggggggatgggggaaggtGGGGGACAAGGGTTGGGGGGAACACGTGGGTGCTTGGGGAATGGGGAGTGTAGGGGGTCCTGGGGCACCCCCGTGGGGTGGAAGGGCTGGCGGggcacctatgggtgctgggaGGCATCTATGGGATGCAAGGGCTagcagggcaccccagggtgctgggggctgtccatggggtgcagggggtcctggggcacccatgggtgctggggggcatctATGGGATGCAAAACCTCCAGGGACACCCCTGGGTGCTGAGGGGTGTCTGTGGGATGCAGGGGCTAGCagagcacccctgggtgctgggggggtgtcTATGGGATGCAAAAGCTccaggggcacccatgggtgctgggaggCATCTATGGGATGCAAGGGCTagcagggcaccccagggtgctgggggctgtccatggggtgcagggggtcctggggcacccatgggtgctggggggcatctATGGGATGCAAAACCtccaggggcacccaggggtgctggggagcaccAGTGGGGCACAGGGTCTGCCACTCCCTTTGCCCCCCGGTGTGaccgccccgtccccgtcccccgtgtccccccgtgtcccccatgtccccgcaGCTGCAGCGGAAGCGCCACATCGGCAACGACATCGTGGCCATCGTCTTCCAGGACGAGAACACCCCCTTCGTCCCCGACATGATCGCCTCCAACTTCCTCCACGCCTTCGTGGTggtgcagctggagcagggcgGCTCCCAGGGCACCCTCTACAAGGtacccccgtgcctcagtttccccatccccacggggtgctgggggcagcggggtgccctgtcacccccccgccctgcccaCCCGCTGCAGGTCTCCGTCACCGCCCGTGACGATGTGCCCTTCTTCGGCCCGCCACTGCCCGACCCTGCCGTCTTCAGGAAggtgagcacccatgggtgctgctgggggggggttgTCCCCGGGTGGCACCCACCCagggctgcccctcgcccccgcAGGGCCCCGAGTTCCAGGAGTTCCTGCTGACGAAGCTCATCAACGCCGAGTACGCCTGCTACAAGGCCGAGAAGTTCGCCAAGCTGGAGGTGGGTGCAaatgtgggtgctgggtgctgagcaggggcGTGCTGAGGGTGCTGGGCATCTGGGGGGTGCGCCCGCAAGGGGGCTGGGCATGCCGTGGGGCACGTGGGTGCTGGGCGCAACGTGGGTGCTGCGCAGAATGTGGGCGCCGTGTACacggtggggctgtgggtgccgtGCATGCGGGTGCTGCGCCTGTAgcggtgctgtgggtgctgtgcgCGAAGTGGGTGCTGCGGATGTGGGTGCTGCGCCTGCAACAGGGCTGTGCGTGCTGTGGGGCCGGGCACAACGTGGGTGCTGGGCACAACGTGGGTGCTGGGCACATGGGGTGGTGCATGCCGTgggtgctgtgcctgcagcagtgctgtgggtgctgtggatGTGGGTGCTGTGCCTGCTGCGGGGCCCATGTCTGCAGTGGGTGCTGTGCCTGTAAGTgggtgctgtgcctgcagcagtgccGTGGGTGCTGCGCATGCCGTgggtgctgtgcctgcagcagtgccGTGGGTGCTGCACATGCCGTgggtgctgtgcctgcagcagtgccGTGGGTGCTGTGCCTGTAAGTgggtgctgtgcctgcagcagtgccGTGGGTGCTGCGCATGCCGTgggtgctgtgcctgcagcagtgccGTGGGTGCTGCGCATGCGGCGGGGCTGTGTGTGTGGGTGCTGTGGACCATGTGGGGGCTGCGTGCATATGGGTGCCATATCCACTGGGTGCTGTGCATGATGTGGGTGCCGTGCCTGCAGTGATGCTGTGCGTGTGGGTGCTGTGTACACTGGGTGCTGCTGTGTGTGGGTGCCGTgcctgctgtgggtgctgtgcgTGTGGGTGCTGTgtgcgctgggtgctggggggccgcGTATGCCACGCACGCTGGGTGCAGTGCCTGCCGTGGGTGCTGTGCACGTGGGTGCCATATACACCGGGTGCTGTGCACGACGTGGGTGCTGTGCGTGGGGGGGAGGCACGCGTGCAGCAGAGGCATGCAGGTGGGTGCCGCACACCGGCTGGGTGCTGTGCACGTGGGTGCCGTGCGTGTGGGTGCCGTGTACACTGGGTGCTGTAGGTGGGTGCCGTGCGGGTGGGTGGCCGTGCCTGCTGTGGGTGCCGTGCGGGTGGGTGCCGTGCGTGTACTCTGGGTGCCGGGCACGATGTGGGTGCTGCGCACGCGGGTGCCGTGCCTGCTGTGGGCGCTGCGCACGCCGTGGGGGCCGCGTGGGCtgtgcgcggggggggggggggcgggggctgcgggtgcccggccgcgcggggggggcgcgggcggtCGCGCGTGGGGTGGCGGCAGCGGTGCGGGTCGCAGGAGCGGACGCGGGCGGCGCTGCTGGAGACGCTGCACGAGGAGCTGCAGGCCCGCAGCCAGGCCATGCTGGGGCTGGGCCCCGACGACGAGCGCCCCGACaacggcgccgccgccccgggcttCTTCGAGTCCTTCAAGGTGGGGCGCGGCGGGGTCCGTCCGTCCCCCGCGGACAACgcagcagcggggcgggggcgcccgGCGGTAGCGGGCGCTGCTgacggggcgcgggggggccttGCagcgggcgctgcggggccgcaGCCCCTCCCTGgaggccgcggggctggggccccgccgggcccccccaacgcccccccccAACGCCGCCAACGCCGCCaacgccgccgcctccgccgccgccgccgccgccggacccCCCGAGGGCGCCCCGGGGGCCGCCTGCGTGAGTGCCCCGCCCCCGGACACGCCCCCGCCGGGTTGGCCACGCCCACCGCCCAGCCAGCCGGCCGGCCGGCGCCCGGCCCGGGACGCGCCCACCCCGGGAGGCCACGCCCCCTCGGGAGGCCGGGGCCGCGCCCCTAAAGCCACCagccccgcccccttcccccaggccccgccccaaggcagccccgcgcccgcgtaagccccgccccgcccgcaagccccgccccctcccgcgggATCCCGCCGGCCATCTGCCCCGCCCCTTCGCGcaagccccgccccccgcccgcgcggccccgcccctcccggtgcccccggtgccccccgggcGGGTGACGCGGTGCCGCCCCCAGTCGCTGCTGGTGCCCGGGAGCCGGCGGGGACGCCGCGGCAGCGCCATCGGGCTGGGCTCGGTGGAAGAGGTGGGtacccccggcacggcccccgcGCTGTCCCCCCGGTGttccccctccccggtgcccggTTAACGGCGACCCGCAGGCGCTGCTGGTGCCCGGGAAGAGCCCGtcgcggcggcggcccggcccgctcgGCTCCCGCCGCTCCAGCGCCATCGGTATCGAGAGCATCCAGGAGGCGCCGGCCGGCAGGTGAGCGCCGGTAGCGGGACACGGGGCTGGCACCGTCCGGTGTCCCCTGCCGGTGTCACGTCactgcccgccgcctcccccccagggacggccccgccgccgcccccgccgcccccgagGGCGCCTGCTCCGCACACAGCTCCCCCGAGAGCCGCCGGCACCCCGACAGGTCCCGCACCCGGCACCGGGACGGGCGGGCACCGGGACGGGGTGACATCGGGATGGGGTGACATCGGGGGGGCACGGGCACTGGAGGGCACCGGGAACAAGGTGGCACCGGGATGGGGTGGCACCAGGATGCAATGGGCCAGGGTGGCACTGAGATGGGGTGACACGGGGACAGGGTGACATCGGGGTGGCACGGGGACTGGAGGACACTGGGAGGGGGCAGCACACAGACGGGGTGGCACTGGGATGCGGTAGGACAGGGTGGCACCAAGACGAGCTGGCACTGGGACGGGGTGGCAAGGGGACAGGTGACATCGGGGCGACACGAGGACTGGAGGACACTGGGATGGGGCAGCACATGGACAGGGTGGCACAGGGATGCAGTGGGACAGGGTGACACCGGGACGGGATGACACCGGGACAAGGTGGCACCAGGATGGTTGGCATGGGGCTACATGGGGACAGGACAGCACAGGGATGGGGTGTCACAGGGACAGAGTCACCCAGGAGCCTAGTGGCACAGGGACTCTATGTCACGGGGACAAGGTAGCAGGGGGATGCAGCAGGGTGGGGTGGCACTTGGGCGGCATGGGGCGGGGGTGGTGTGGAGGTGGGGTGGCACAGGGGTGGTGGCATGGAGACAGGTTGGTGTGGTGacaagggacatggggatgggttGGTATGGGGCTGGCACACCACAGGGATGGGATGGCGTGGGGACAGGGTGGCCCAAGGATGGGACATCCCAGGGATGGGATGGTGTGGGGACGGGATGgcacagggatgggacatcccagggatgggatggcgtggggacggggtgtCACAGGGATAGGACATCCCAGGGATGGGatggcgtggggacggggtgtcacagggatgggacatcccagggatgggatggcgtggggacggggtggcacagggatgggacatcccagggatgggatggcgtggggacggggtggcacagggatgggacatcccagggatgggatggcatggggacggggtggcacagggatgggacatcccagggatgggatggcgtggggacggggtgtcacagggatgggacatcccaggggtgggatggcgtggggacggggtggcacagggatgggacatcccaggggtgggatggcgtggggacggggtgtcacagggatgggacatcccaggggtgggatggcgtggggacggggtgtcacagggatgggacatcccagGGATGGGATGGCGTGGGGACAGGATGGCATGGGGACGGGGTGTCACGGGGATGGGACATCTCAGGGATGGAATGGCGTGGGGACAGGatggcgtggggacggggtggcacGGGGACGGGACATCCCAGGGACAGGAaggcgtggggacggggtggcacGGGGATGGGACATCCCAGGGGTGGGatggcgtggggacggggtgtcacagggatgggacatcccaggggtgggatggcgtggggacggggtgtcacagggatgggacatcccagGGATGGGATGG contains the following coding sequences:
- the RAP1GAP gene encoding rap1 GTPase-activating protein 1, with translation MAQQRHAIPPPLKTEEDYIPYPSVHEVLGREGPFPLILLPQFGGYWIEGTNHQLSGAPESPPTPAPSTRARLEGNHTAKIYRKHFLGKEHFNYYSLDPALGHLVFSLKYDEQEHLHLLLRTRTRTLHDVVPISCLAEFPNVVQMAKLVCEDVNVDRFYPVLYPKASRLILAFDEHVLSNHFKFGVIYQKLGQTSEEELFGTTEESPAFTEFLDVLGQRVQLRDFKGFRGGLDVTHGQTGSESVYCHFRDKEIMFHVSTKLPYTEGDAQQLQRKRHIGNDIVAIVFQDENTPFVPDMIASNFLHAFVVVQLEQGGSQGTLYKVSVTARDDVPFFGPPLPDPAVFRKGPEFQEFLLTKLINAEYACYKAEKFAKLEERTRAALLETLHEELQARSQAMLGLGPDDERPDNGAAAPGFFESFKRALRGRSPSLEAAGLGPRRAPPTPPPNAANAANAAASAAAAAAGPPEGSLLVPGSRRGRRGSAIGLGSVEEALLVPGKSPSRRRPGPLGSRRSSAIGIESIQEAPAGRDGPAAAPAAPEGACSAHSSPESRRHPDRAEKPEPPDFSRSSSSASSFGSAAEEPSEPGRESRSPSGTHRDAFTDAPWPDDPPGTPPGRRPPDPPCPEIKIQLERPPHNPGKKLRNGGQPGVKERHLAGSPGGHRLRAKSPAKKKRFPPPRTPKNHEAPRDRLNIARYRLVSGKPQRQGLGRGWGCRRCRRCRHGCKGRRAKGVFARARRCSHVRGDICVRKVAFAQPGQRVRGDGRTCEAPPRSPPSTLQAAKAPSPNYPLP